From the genome of Adhaeribacter pallidiroseus:
TCCAGGAAGCCAGAAAAGGACTTACGTCGCCGACTTGCGCGAGACTTCGGCTAAGAATAACGAATATAATAAAGATAAAAGCTAATGTAAAGCCTAAGGCTACCTGTAGACCAATACCCCCACGGCGTTTGCGCGAGCTCAGAATTACACCAATTACCGTTAGAATAATAATGGCAAAAGGATAACTAAATCGCTCGTACTTTTCAATCAGATAAGTTTCGGTATCATCGGCACCCCGCATTATTTTTTGTTTGATAAATTTATTTAACTCCGGCAAAGTAAGGGTTTCGGCTAAGCGGTAAGTACTGGCAAAATCTTTTGGTAACAAGTTTAAAGTAGTATCCAGCGGGCCGTATTGTTTGGTTATTTCTTTATCACCTTCGAACTTGCGAAGGATGTAATTATCCAGGTGCCACTTATTCTTTTTCTCGTCCCAGGTAATGGCGTCGGAGGTAAGTTTAGCTTTTAGTTCGGCGTCTTTAATGGTTTCGAGCGTAAATTTATAGCCAATGTTGGCGGTGTTATTATAACTTTCGATGTAAGCGTACGATTCCGGATTTAATTTAAAATGTATGTTGCGGCCTTCGAAGGTGTATGGTTTTTTAATGTATTTTACTTCAAAAGCTACCCGGGTTTTGTTGGAATTCGGAATAACCCAGCCGATCATGGCAAAAGTAAAAGCCCCAATTACAATGGCGCCCATAATATAAGGCCACAACATGCGCTTAAAACTTACCCCGCTACTCAAAATAGCCACAATTTCGGTACGCCCGGCCAATTTAGCCGTTACAAATACGGTGGCAATAAACACCGTAATGGGGCTGAGCATGTTGGAGTAGAAAGGAATCAGGTTTAAATAATAATCGAAAATAATAGACTTAAACGGCGGGTTCGTTTCTAAAAAATCGTCGTTTTTCTCCGTAAAATCGATGACGCAAATAATTATCACCAAAATCAGCACCACAAACACGAAAGTGCTCAGGTACTTCTGGAGAATATATTTATCAAGTAATTTCATGTTGTGGTTACAAGTTGCAGGTTACAGGTTGCAAGTTGGTTAAAAGTTGAAAGGTTAGAAAGTTGCAAAGTTAGAAGGTTGGAAAGTTTTGCGTTATACGTAGTACGTTAAGTTTTTTACCTATCAGCCATTTAACATGAAAAACCATTCAACAATCCAACAATTTAACAATTTTATCCGTGGACTATCGACCATGGACTGTGGACTATAATCTTACCATTAAATCTTTTACCATTTTGTCTTTCCAGGTCCGGAAAGTGCCGGCCAGAATTTGCTTGCGGGCTTGCTTTACCAGCCACAAATAAAACGTTAAGTTATGCACGCTCGAGATTTGCGCTCCCAGCATTTCGCCGCTGTGTACCAGGTGGCGTAAATAGGCTTTGGAGTAAAACGTACTGGCATAACCGCCTAGTGTTTCATCAATCGGCGAAAAATCGTTTTTCCACTTTTCGTTGCGGATATTAATAATGCCTTGGGTAGTAAATAACATGCCGTTGCGGGCGTTACGGGTTGGTAACACACAATCAAACATATCTACGCCTAAAGCAATATTTTCCAGAATATTAGCCGGAGTGCCCACGCCCATTAAATACCGCGGCTTATCGGCAGGTAAAATATCGCACACCAGTTCGGTCATTTCGTACATCATCTCGGCGGGTTCGCCCACCGATAAACCGCCAATAGCATTACCGGCCCGGTTAAACGACGCAATGGTTTCGGCGGATTTAACGCGTAAATCTTTGTAAGTGCTGCCCTGCACAATCGGGAAAAGATTTTGCTCGTAACCGTATTTACTTTCGGTGGCATCAAAGCGGTCGCAGCAACGCTGCAACCAACGGTGGGTCATGTCCATGGATTTGCGGGCGTAATTATACTCGCAAGGGTAGGGGGTACACTCGTCAAAAGCCATGATAATATCGGCGCCAATGGTCCGCTGAATATCCATCACGTTTTCCGGCGAAAAGAAATGCGTCGAACCATCGATGTGCGATTTAAACTTTACGCCTTCTTCTACAATTTTGCGGGTACCCGATAAAGAATACACCTGGTAGCCGCCGCTATCAGTTAATATAGGTTTATCCCAGCCATTAAAACGGTGCAAGCCACCCGCCTGCTCCAGGGTTTGTAACCCAGGACGCAAGTATAAATGGTAGGTATTCCCTAAAATTATCTGCGCTTGAATATCGTCTCTTATTTCGCGTTGGTGCACGGCTTTTACGGTGCCCGCGGTGCCTACCGGCATAAATATGGGGGTTTGAATAAGACCATGGTCGGTGGTGAGCGTACCAGCCCGGGCTTTGGTTTCTTTATCGTGAGCAGTTAAAGTAAATAACATTCTTTTTAGTCCATAGTCGATGGTCCACGGACCACGGCTTTTTAGTTGAATTGTTGGATTGTTGGATTGTTGAATGGTTGATTATTGCTAAAAGCTGAAAATGCTAAAGTTTTTCGTTAAACCCAGTACATTCAACTTTTCAACCTTAAAACCTTTCAACCTTCAAACTAATTATAGTCTTTCACCGAGCGGTTTCGGATCAGTTAAAGCGGTATGCAGATACTCCACGAGTTGCTGAACGGCCCGGCCCCGGTGGCTGATTTTGTTTTTTTCACCTGAATTTAGTTCTGCAAAGGTTTGGGTATATCCTTCCGGAATAAATACAGGATCGTAGCCAAAGCCTTGGTCTCCTTGCGGTTCTTCCGCAATCTTACCCTGTACCGTACCATCAAATTGAAACAGGTTGTTGTCCAGAATTAAGGTAATGGAAGTGCGAAACTGCGCGGTGCGGTTTTCTTTGCCGCTTAAGTTTTGCAACAGTAAGTTGATGTTATCTTGGCTGCTTCGTTGCGGGCCCGCATACCGGGCCGAGTACACGCCGGGTTCCATGTTGAGGGCTAAAACTTCTAAACCAGTATCGTCGGCAAAACAATTTACGCCGTATTTTTGCCAAACATATTCGGCTTTCTGGCGCGAGTTGCCTTCTAATGTAGTTTGTTCTTCGGGTAGTTCTTCGTGGCAGCCAATATCGGCCAAGCTTTTAACCGCGTATTGATCACCCAGGATTTCCCGGATTTCGGCAAGTTTATGCGCACTGTTACTGGCAAAGCAAATTGAGAGCATAGTTTTACAATTTTTTAAATTTTTACTCCGGATAAAAGATCTGGTTGGCCGCTTGCGTAATTAATCGGCTAATTTCGAGGGCCGCACTAAAAATAACGAGGTGCCCGCCGGAATAAACTACCGCCGGATCTTTGATGTAAGGTAACGGAAATATTTTATCCTGATTGCTGTGTACGTGTAATAAACCGGGTACTTGATCCTGACTTTGCCAATTAACAATGGCGGTTAAGGCCCATTTAACAAACGCTACATCGGTATCCTGAATAATTTCGCGCAGCATTTTCTTTTCCGTAAAGGTTGTTGCGCCGAAGATCCAGTGATACAGCCAAGGTAATTTCTTCGCCCAGTGCAGCGGCAGGTAATGGTGTAGATTTAGCTTACCTAGAATCTGCAAATAATGGGGCAGCTCCTGGCTGGTTTTAATACTGGAAATTAATATAGTACGGGCAACCGGCCGTATTTTACTAATTTCCACCGCTAGCATACCCCCGAAAGAAACGCCTACTAGCACAATCGGCTGGTGGTGTTCCGGAATTTGCGCGGCCATTCGTTGCGCGTACGCTGCCAAAGACTCGTTTTTACGCGGGGGTAGCCAGGTTAATACTGATTTTTTAAATTTATGACTATCTAGTTGTACCAACTGGTACATGCGGGCATCGGCTCCTAAACCCGGGATAAAATAGATGGCTGGTAAAGTAGCTGGCAAACGTTATATTAAATAAGCTCCGTACGACTCTTCGTGCAGCACCACCCGGATGTGCTCCAGCAAAGTAGTAGCCAGCGATAAACCGGTGTAAGTAACCGTGATAGGATATAAAGTATTATTCCGATTAATAAGCGTAGCGGTTTCTACCTTTTTTACTTCGGCTTTTAAAAATAAAGGCAAGCTGTACGCCATGGTTTTACCGGAATTCAGCACATCATCCACCAAAATAACAACTTGGTTTTCTAAGTTCAAGCTATCGGGTTCCAGTACAATGGGCTGGTTTAACGGACGCACTTTATCCAGGGTTATGCCTAATAAATGAATGGTTAGCGGGGAAATTTGCCGTAGCTCGGCCGCCAAAAGTTCCGCCAACTGGTACCCGTTTTCGTGAATACCGGCCAAGTACAGTACTTCTTCTGCAAAGTTTTTCTCGTAAATTTCATAAGCCATCCGCTTAATCTTTTGCATAATTTCCTGGCGGGTAAGAATGCAGGAACTAGGGCTAAAACTCACTGGTTCGGTAAACATAGGCAATTATTTTAACGAGTTCAGGCACAAAAATACAGAAGGAACTATTCGGAAACACTAATTATTAATAATTTATAGAAAAATTAATACCCCAAATAGGTAATATTTCTCCAAAAATTTTGTAATTTTGCATCCTGATTTTTGAAACTAGTTATTATATAAACATATAAGTACCAATGAAAAAAGATATTCATCCCACCTACAGAGAAGTAGTGTTTCAGGATACATCCAGCGATTTTAAATTTGTTACCCGCTCTACCATGACATCCAACGAAACGATTACCATGGAAGATGGTAAGACTTACCCAGTGATTAAGGTAGAGGTTTCTTCTGCTTCGCACCCTTTCTACACCGGTAAAAACATTTTCGTGGATACTGCTGGTCGCGTTGAAAAATTCCAGAAGCGTTACGCCAAAAAATAAGGAGTTTATCCTTTTTAATTTTAATAGAGTCTTCCGGAGTAAAGTCGGGAAGACTTTTTTATTTTTGCCTTATGAATATTATTCTTTTTGACGATAAACTCATTCGTCCGAATTTATTGCCGCTTACTTTTACCCGCCCGGTAGCGGACATCCGGGTAGGGATTTTAACCATTGCCGAAAAATGGCAAAAGTTTACGGGCCAGCCGGTTTCGTACTTAACGCAGCCTTATCTTCAAAAAAAATACCTCTACGATCCGGAATTAACCGCTAATCTGTACGTAAACGGGGCCGTTTGCCCGGATGCGGAATTACTGAAAACGCTGAAGAAGCTAAAGCCCGGCAAAGCACTTTTTTTAAATGATGTTCTTTTGGCCTACAACGCCAATGAACAAATTTTCGAATCGCTGGCCGAATTTTATAACTTTAGTAACGCTATTCCAAAAACCTACTCCGGCCTAGCCACGGTTATTCAGGAAGTCTGGGAAATATTTACCCGCAATGGGGAGCAAATTAGAACTGACTTTGCATTAATTACCAAAGGTCGGCAAAGTTGCCCCATTACTGATCCGCATACCGTAGTCTATGCTCCCGAAAGCATTTTCCTGGAAGAAGGCGTAAAGCTACGGGCAGTAGTATTGAACGCCGAAAGTGGCCCGATTTACTTAGGTAAAAATAGCGAAGTGCAAGAGGGAGCCGTTATTCGCGGTTCATTTGCGCTCGGCGAAGGCAGTATGCTTAATATGGGCGCTAAAATGCGGGGCGATATAACCATAGGGCCATTTTGTAAAGTAGGAGGTGAAATAAGTAATTCGGTAATCTTTGGTAACTCTAACAAAAGCCACGATGGGTTTTTAGGTAACTCGGTACTGGGCGAATGGGTGAATTTGGGTGCCGATACGAATACTTCTAACATGAAAAATAATTATGCCGATGTAAAACTCTGGAACTACGCCAAGAATGGTATGAAGAATACTGGTTTGCAGTTTTGCGGTTCTATTATGGGCGATCATACCAAATGTGGCATTAACACCATGCTCAATACCGGCACCGTTACCGGCGTAAGCGCTAATGTATTTGGGGCCGGTTACCCACGTAATTTTATCCCGTCGTTTACCTGGGGCGGAGCACCCGGTATGGAAACTTACCAATTACCTAAATTTTTTGAATCAGCAGCCCGGGCCATGGAGCGCCGCAACCGAGTGTTAGACGAAGTGGAAAAAGGAATATTAAGTAACGTGTACGAACAAACCAAAGGCGATCGCCCCTGGGAAAGAAAGGTAGTGCTTGAGTAATGAGTAAAAGATTGTAAGAGGAGTTTTCTTTATATTTTTTAAAAATTTA
Proteins encoded in this window:
- a CDS encoding LptF/LptG family permease, with translation MKLLDKYILQKYLSTFVFVVLILVIIICVIDFTEKNDDFLETNPPFKSIIFDYYLNLIPFYSNMLSPITVFIATVFVTAKLAGRTEIVAILSSGVSFKRMLWPYIMGAIVIGAFTFAMIGWVIPNSNKTRVAFEVKYIKKPYTFEGRNIHFKLNPESYAYIESYNNTANIGYKFTLETIKDAELKAKLTSDAITWDEKKNKWHLDNYILRKFEGDKEITKQYGPLDTTLNLLPKDFASTYRLAETLTLPELNKFIKQKIMRGADDTETYLIEKYERFSYPFAIIILTVIGVILSSRKRRGGIGLQVALGFTLAFIFIIFVILSRSLAQVGDVSPFLASWIPSIIFTGIGIILYKTVPR
- the tgt gene encoding tRNA guanosine(34) transglycosylase Tgt, coding for MLFTLTAHDKETKARAGTLTTDHGLIQTPIFMPVGTAGTVKAVHQREIRDDIQAQIILGNTYHLYLRPGLQTLEQAGGLHRFNGWDKPILTDSGGYQVYSLSGTRKIVEEGVKFKSHIDGSTHFFSPENVMDIQRTIGADIIMAFDECTPYPCEYNYARKSMDMTHRWLQRCCDRFDATESKYGYEQNLFPIVQGSTYKDLRVKSAETIASFNRAGNAIGGLSVGEPAEMMYEMTELVCDILPADKPRYLMGVGTPANILENIALGVDMFDCVLPTRNARNGMLFTTQGIINIRNEKWKNDFSPIDETLGGYASTFYSKAYLRHLVHSGEMLGAQISSVHNLTFYLWLVKQARKQILAGTFRTWKDKMVKDLMVRL
- a CDS encoding non-canonical purine NTP diphosphatase, with the protein product MLSICFASNSAHKLAEIREILGDQYAVKSLADIGCHEELPEEQTTLEGNSRQKAEYVWQKYGVNCFADDTGLEVLALNMEPGVYSARYAGPQRSSQDNINLLLQNLSGKENRTAQFRTSITLILDNNLFQFDGTVQGKIAEEPQGDQGFGYDPVFIPEGYTQTFAELNSGEKNKISHRGRAVQQLVEYLHTALTDPKPLGERL
- a CDS encoding alpha/beta fold hydrolase; protein product: MPATLPAIYFIPGLGADARMYQLVQLDSHKFKKSVLTWLPPRKNESLAAYAQRMAAQIPEHHQPIVLVGVSFGGMLAVEISKIRPVARTILISSIKTSQELPHYLQILGKLNLHHYLPLHWAKKLPWLYHWIFGATTFTEKKMLREIIQDTDVAFVKWALTAIVNWQSQDQVPGLLHVHSNQDKIFPLPYIKDPAVVYSGGHLVIFSAALEISRLITQAANQIFYPE
- a CDS encoding phosphoribosyltransferase family protein, whose product is MFTEPVSFSPSSCILTRQEIMQKIKRMAYEIYEKNFAEEVLYLAGIHENGYQLAELLAAELRQISPLTIHLLGITLDKVRPLNQPIVLEPDSLNLENQVVILVDDVLNSGKTMAYSLPLFLKAEVKKVETATLINRNNTLYPITVTYTGLSLATTLLEHIRVVLHEESYGAYLI
- a CDS encoding type B 50S ribosomal protein L31; this translates as MKKDIHPTYREVVFQDTSSDFKFVTRSTMTSNETITMEDGKTYPVIKVEVSSASHPFYTGKNIFVDTAGRVEKFQKRYAKK
- a CDS encoding GlmU family protein codes for the protein MNIILFDDKLIRPNLLPLTFTRPVADIRVGILTIAEKWQKFTGQPVSYLTQPYLQKKYLYDPELTANLYVNGAVCPDAELLKTLKKLKPGKALFLNDVLLAYNANEQIFESLAEFYNFSNAIPKTYSGLATVIQEVWEIFTRNGEQIRTDFALITKGRQSCPITDPHTVVYAPESIFLEEGVKLRAVVLNAESGPIYLGKNSEVQEGAVIRGSFALGEGSMLNMGAKMRGDITIGPFCKVGGEISNSVIFGNSNKSHDGFLGNSVLGEWVNLGADTNTSNMKNNYADVKLWNYAKNGMKNTGLQFCGSIMGDHTKCGINTMLNTGTVTGVSANVFGAGYPRNFIPSFTWGGAPGMETYQLPKFFESAARAMERRNRVLDEVEKGILSNVYEQTKGDRPWERKVVLE